In the genome of Pseudomonas bubulae, one region contains:
- the ptsP gene encoding phosphoenolpyruvate--protein phosphotransferase has product MLNTLRKIVQEVNSAKDLKAALGIIVLRVKEAMSSQVCSVYLLDPETNRFVLMATEGLNKRSIGKVSMAPNEGLVGLVGTREEPLNLENAADHPRYRYFAETGEERYASFLGAPIIHHRRVVGVLVIQQKERRQFDEGEEAFLVTMSAQLAGVIAHAEATGSIRGLGRQGKGIQEAKFVGVPGSPGAAVGTAVVMLPPADLDVVPDKTITDIPAEIALFKTALEGVRNDMRAVSKKLATQLRPEEQALFDVYLMMLDDASLGSEVKNVIKTGQWAQGALRQVVTDHVNRFELMDDDYLRERASDVRDLGRRLLAYLQHDRQQTMVYPDNTILVSEELTATMLGEVPEGKLAGLVSVLGSGNSHVAILARAMGIPTAMGVVDLPYSRVDGIQMIVDGYHGEVYTNPSEVLRKQYAEVVEEERQLSLGLDALRELPCITPDGHRMPLWVNTGLLADVARAQQRGAEGVGLYRTEVPFMINQRFPSEKEQLAIYREQLSAFHPQPVTMRSLDIGGDKSLSYFPIKEENPFLGWRGIRVTLDHPEIFLVQARAMLKASEGLNNLRILLPMISGTHELEEALHLLHRAWGEVRDEGTDVPMPPIGVMIEIPAAVYQTKELARQVDFLSVGSNDLTQYLLAVDRNNPRVADLYDYLHPAVLQALQSVVRDAHAEGKPASICGEMAGDPAAAILLMAMGFDSLSMNATNLPKVKWMLRQVSLSRAKELLAEVMTIDNPQVIRSTIQLALKNMGLTRMMNPAAIKPY; this is encoded by the coding sequence ATGCTCAATACGCTGCGCAAGATCGTCCAGGAAGTTAACTCCGCCAAGGATCTCAAGGCGGCGTTGGGGATTATTGTGTTGCGCGTCAAAGAGGCCATGAGCAGCCAGGTCTGCTCGGTCTATTTGCTTGATCCAGAGACCAACCGCTTTGTCCTGATGGCCACCGAGGGCTTGAACAAGCGCTCGATCGGCAAAGTCAGCATGGCGCCCAACGAAGGCCTTGTGGGCCTTGTGGGCACCCGTGAAGAGCCTCTGAACCTCGAAAACGCCGCCGATCACCCGCGCTATCGCTACTTTGCCGAAACCGGTGAGGAGCGCTATGCCTCCTTCCTGGGTGCGCCGATCATCCACCACCGGCGCGTGGTCGGGGTCCTGGTCATTCAGCAAAAGGAGCGCCGTCAGTTCGACGAAGGTGAAGAAGCCTTCCTGGTGACCATGAGCGCCCAGTTGGCCGGGGTTATTGCCCACGCCGAAGCCACGGGTTCGATTCGTGGCCTGGGCCGTCAGGGCAAGGGCATCCAGGAAGCCAAGTTCGTCGGCGTACCGGGTTCGCCGGGCGCTGCCGTGGGTACCGCCGTGGTGATGCTGCCACCCGCGGATCTGGATGTGGTGCCCGACAAGACCATCACCGATATCCCCGCCGAAATTGCGTTGTTCAAGACCGCCCTGGAAGGCGTGCGCAACGATATGCGCGCGGTGTCCAAGAAACTCGCCACCCAGTTGCGCCCCGAAGAACAGGCATTGTTCGACGTGTACCTGATGATGCTCGACGATGCGTCGCTGGGCAGCGAAGTCAAAAATGTCATCAAGACCGGTCAATGGGCCCAGGGCGCGCTGCGCCAGGTCGTGACCGATCACGTCAACCGTTTCGAACTGATGGACGACGACTACCTGCGTGAGCGGGCGTCGGATGTGCGTGACCTTGGCCGTCGTCTGCTGGCCTATTTGCAGCATGATCGCCAGCAAACCATGGTCTACCCGGACAACACCATTCTGGTCAGCGAAGAGCTGACGGCCACCATGCTCGGTGAAGTGCCCGAAGGCAAGCTGGCAGGCCTGGTGTCGGTACTGGGTTCGGGCAACTCCCACGTTGCCATCCTGGCCCGCGCCATGGGTATCCCGACGGCGATGGGCGTGGTCGACCTGCCGTACTCCAGGGTCGACGGCATCCAGATGATCGTCGACGGCTACCACGGCGAGGTCTATACCAACCCCAGCGAAGTGCTGCGCAAGCAATACGCCGAGGTGGTCGAGGAAGAGCGCCAGCTGTCCCTGGGGCTTGATGCCCTGCGCGAGCTACCCTGCATCACCCCTGACGGGCATCGCATGCCGCTGTGGGTCAATACCGGCCTGCTGGCCGATGTGGCGCGAGCACAACAGCGTGGCGCTGAAGGCGTAGGTCTGTACCGCACCGAAGTGCCGTTCATGATCAACCAGCGCTTTCCCAGCGAAAAGGAGCAGCTGGCGATTTATCGCGAGCAATTATCTGCCTTCCATCCGCAACCGGTGACCATGCGCAGCCTGGACATCGGCGGCGACAAGTCACTGTCTTACTTCCCGATCAAGGAAGAAAACCCGTTCCTGGGCTGGCGCGGGATTCGCGTGACCCTCGACCACCCTGAAATCTTTCTGGTGCAGGCCCGGGCCATGCTCAAGGCCAGTGAAGGCCTGAACAACCTGCGTATCTTGCTGCCGATGATCTCGGGCACCCACGAACTCGAAGAAGCCCTGCACCTGTTGCACCGCGCCTGGGGTGAAGTGCGCGACGAAGGCACCGACGTGCCGATGCCGCCTATTGGGGTGATGATCGAAATCCCGGCTGCGGTTTATCAGACCAAGGAGCTGGCCCGTCAGGTCGACTTTCTGTCGGTGGGTTCCAACGATTTGACCCAGTATCTGCTCGCTGTGGACCGCAACAACCCACGCGTGGCGGACTTGTACGACTATCTGCACCCGGCGGTGCTGCAGGCCCTGCAGTCGGTGGTGCGTGACGCCCATGCCGAAGGCAAGCCGGCGAGCATCTGTGGAGAAATGGCCGGTGACCCGGCGGCGGCGATCTTGTTGATGGCGATGGGCTTTGACAGCCTGTCGATGAACGCCACCAACTTGCCGAAAGTGAAATGGATGCTGCGTCAGGTCAGCCTGAGTCGCGCCAAGGAACTGCTGGCCGAAGTGATGACCATCGACAACCCGCAGGTCATTCGCAGCACCATTCAACTGGCGCTGAAAAACATGGGCCTGACCCGCATGATGAACCCGGCGGCGATCAAGCCTTACTGA
- a CDS encoding RNA pyrophosphohydrolase, protein MIDPDGFRPNVGIILTNDAGQVLWARRINQDAWQFPQGGINPDETPEDALYRELNEEVGLEREDVEILACTRGWLRYRLPQRLVRTHSQPLCIGQKQKWFLLRLVSNEQRVRMDLTGKPEFDGWRWVSYWYPLGQVVTFKREVYRRALKELAPRLLTRA, encoded by the coding sequence GTGATCGACCCCGATGGTTTCCGCCCTAATGTCGGGATTATTCTGACAAATGACGCTGGTCAGGTACTTTGGGCTCGCCGTATCAATCAAGACGCCTGGCAGTTTCCACAGGGTGGCATCAACCCTGACGAAACGCCGGAAGACGCCTTGTACCGTGAGCTGAACGAAGAAGTTGGCCTTGAACGCGAAGATGTAGAAATACTCGCCTGCACGCGAGGCTGGTTGCGTTATCGTTTGCCGCAACGCCTGGTACGTACCCACAGCCAACCGCTGTGCATCGGCCAGAAGCAAAAGTGGTTTTTGCTGCGCCTGGTCTCCAACGAGCAACGGGTGCGGATGGATTTGACCGGTAAACCGGAGTTCGATGGCTGGCGTTGGGTCAGTTATTGGTACCCGTTGGGCCAGGTGGTGACATTCAAGCGCGAGGTCTACCGTCGCGCTCTCAAAGAGCTTGCCCCGCGCCTTTTAACGCGCGCCTGA
- a CDS encoding HAD family hydrolase encodes MRLALFDLDNTLLGGDSDHAWGDYLCRRGILDGDAYKARNDAFYQDYLAGKLDNAAYLNFSMEIFGRHDMAQLDQWHREFMRDCIDGLMLPKAHALLAKHREAGDTLVIITATNRVITAPIAEKLGVEHLIATECEIIDGRYTGRSTDVPCFREGKVTRLNRWIEENGYSLADSYFYSDSMNDLPLLEQVDHPVAVDPDPNLRAEAIKRGWEVISLRD; translated from the coding sequence ATGCGTCTGGCTTTATTCGACTTGGACAACACCCTCCTGGGCGGTGACAGCGATCACGCCTGGGGCGATTACCTGTGCCGCCGGGGCATTCTCGACGGCGACGCCTACAAGGCGCGCAACGACGCGTTCTATCAGGACTACCTGGCCGGCAAGCTGGACAACGCCGCCTACCTTAATTTCAGCATGGAAATCTTTGGCCGCCATGACATGGCGCAACTGGATCAATGGCACCGCGAATTCATGCGCGACTGCATTGATGGCCTGATGCTGCCCAAGGCCCATGCCCTGCTGGCCAAACACCGTGAAGCCGGCGACACCCTGGTGATCATCACTGCCACCAACCGCGTGATCACGGCCCCCATTGCCGAAAAACTCGGCGTGGAACATTTGATTGCCACCGAATGCGAAATCATCGATGGCCGTTACACCGGTCGCAGCACAGACGTACCGTGCTTCCGTGAAGGCAAGGTGACACGCCTGAACCGCTGGATCGAAGAAAACGGCTATAGCCTGGCAGACAGCTACTTCTACAGCGATTCGATGAATGACTTGCCGCTGCTGGAGCAGGTTGACCATCCGGTGGCGGTCGACCCGGATCCGAACTTGCGTGCGGAGGCCATCAAGCGTGGCTGGGAAGTCATCTCGCTGCGCGACTGA
- a CDS encoding DUF2269 family protein, protein METFTALKLLHGVSTLLLFVSAIALLVVVIRRWRAGDKNLSGGVVQRPWSYIWALMGLCLLALPVSGWFLVHLAGWPLSQIWLLAGSCLYLLGSLSWLWLVVRLNRLRLGRMARYPWFTLVLAIFCAVCFIAIAGLMGAKPV, encoded by the coding sequence ATGGAAACGTTCACAGCGTTAAAACTGCTGCATGGCGTGTCGACACTGCTGCTGTTTGTCAGCGCCATTGCCTTGCTGGTTGTGGTAATTCGCCGCTGGCGGGCAGGGGATAAAAACCTGTCAGGCGGAGTGGTGCAGCGGCCCTGGAGTTATATTTGGGCGCTGATGGGCCTGTGTCTGCTGGCGTTGCCCGTCAGTGGCTGGTTTCTGGTGCATCTGGCCGGTTGGCCGTTGAGCCAGATATGGCTGCTGGCGGGCAGTTGTTTGTACCTGCTCGGCAGCCTGAGCTGGCTGTGGCTGGTGGTGCGCCTTAACCGTCTGCGCTTGGGGCGAATGGCCAGATACCCGTGGTTTACCCTGGTGCTGGCCATTTTTTGTGCAGTCTGCTTTATCGCCATCGCGGGATTGATGGGCGCCAAGCCGGTTTAA
- the ilvA gene encoding threonine ammonia-lyase, biosynthetic, which produces MLEQYVKKILTSRVYDVAVETPLQAANQLTQRLGNQILLKREDLQPVYSFKIRGAYNKLMHLTDAERACGVVTASAGNHAQGLALAAKVLGVKATIVMPKTTPEIKVEGVRSRGGIVVLHGDTFPEALAYSLQLVEKEGYVYVHPYDDPHTIAGQGTVAMEILRQHPAPLDAIFVPVGGGGLIAGIAAYVKYLRPDIKIIGVEPDDSNCLQAAMAAGERVVLPTVGIFADGVAVAQIGQHTFDICKDYVDEVITVSTDEICAAIKDIFDDTRSITEPAGALGVAGIKKYVEQRGVRGQTLVAIDSGANVNFDRLRHVAERAELGEGREAIIAVTIPEVPGSFKAFCQAVGKRQITEFNYRYHTGSEAHIFVGVQTHPENDPRSALLVSLTEQGFPVVDLTENELAKLHIRHMVGGHAAKVSDELLFRFEFPERPGALFNFLNKLGGRWNISMFHYRNHGAADGRVMAGLQVPADERHLVPAALEEIGYPYWDESDNPAYQLFLG; this is translated from the coding sequence ATGCTCGAACAGTACGTTAAGAAGATCCTCACCTCGCGCGTTTATGACGTTGCCGTAGAAACCCCACTGCAAGCTGCCAACCAGCTTACCCAGCGGTTGGGCAACCAGATTTTGCTCAAACGCGAAGATTTGCAGCCGGTGTACTCGTTCAAGATTCGTGGCGCTTACAACAAACTGATGCACCTGACCGACGCCGAGCGCGCGTGCGGCGTGGTGACGGCGTCAGCGGGCAATCACGCCCAGGGCCTGGCCCTGGCGGCCAAGGTGCTGGGGGTCAAAGCGACCATCGTGATGCCCAAGACCACCCCCGAGATCAAGGTCGAAGGCGTGCGCTCCCGTGGTGGCATTGTGGTGCTGCATGGCGACACGTTCCCCGAGGCGCTGGCCTACTCGCTGCAACTGGTCGAAAAAGAAGGCTACGTCTACGTTCACCCCTACGATGACCCGCACACCATTGCCGGGCAGGGCACCGTGGCGATGGAAATTCTGCGCCAGCACCCGGCGCCGCTGGATGCGATCTTCGTACCGGTGGGCGGCGGCGGGCTGATTGCCGGTATTGCGGCGTATGTGAAGTACCTGCGCCCGGACATCAAGATCATTGGTGTCGAGCCCGATGACTCCAACTGCCTGCAAGCCGCGATGGCGGCGGGCGAGCGCGTGGTGCTGCCAACCGTGGGGATTTTCGCCGACGGCGTGGCCGTGGCGCAGATTGGCCAGCACACGTTCGATATCTGCAAGGACTATGTGGATGAAGTGATCACCGTCAGCACTGACGAGATCTGCGCAGCCATCAAGGATATCTTCGACGATACCCGCTCGATCACCGAACCTGCCGGTGCGCTGGGCGTGGCCGGAATCAAGAAGTACGTCGAGCAGCGCGGCGTGCGCGGCCAGACCCTGGTGGCAATCGACTCCGGTGCCAATGTCAACTTTGACCGACTGCGTCATGTGGCCGAGCGGGCCGAGCTGGGTGAAGGCCGTGAAGCCATCATTGCGGTGACCATTCCTGAGGTGCCGGGTAGCTTCAAGGCGTTCTGCCAGGCCGTGGGCAAGCGTCAGATCACCGAGTTCAACTACCGCTACCACACTGGCAGCGAAGCGCACATTTTCGTTGGCGTGCAGACCCACCCCGAGAACGATCCCCGCAGCGCGCTGCTGGTCAGTCTGACTGAGCAGGGCTTCCCGGTGGTCGACCTGACCGAGAACGAGCTGGCCAAGTTGCATATCCGTCATATGGTTGGCGGCCATGCTGCGAAGGTCAGCGATGAGTTGCTGTTCCGTTTCGAGTTCCCGGAGCGGCCGGGGGCGCTGTTCAACTTCCTCAACAAGCTGGGCGGGCGCTGGAACATCTCGATGTTCCATTACCGCAACCACGGCGCGGCGGATGGCCGGGTCATGGCCGGCCTGCAGGTACCGGCGGACGAGCGCCACCTGGTGCCGGCGGCGCTGGAAGAAATCGGCTACCCGTACTGGGATGAGAGCGATAACCCTGCCTACCAGCTGTTTCTTGGCTGA
- the rpiA gene encoding ribose-5-phosphate isomerase RpiA produces MTQDQLKQAVAQAAVDFILPKLDDKSIVGVGTGSTANCFIDALAQHKGAFDGAVASSEATAARLKGHGIPVYELNTVSDLEFYVDGADESDENLNLIKGGGAALTREKIVAAVAKTFICIADASKLVPVLGAFPLPVEVIPMARSHVARELVKLGGDPVYREGVVTDNGNIIIDVFNMQITNPVELERQINAIVGVVTNGLFAARPADLLLLGTPEGVKTLSK; encoded by the coding sequence ATGACCCAGGATCAACTCAAACAGGCCGTAGCCCAGGCTGCTGTCGACTTCATCCTTCCAAAACTGGATGACAAGAGCATCGTCGGGGTCGGTACCGGCTCCACTGCCAACTGCTTTATCGATGCCCTGGCCCAGCACAAGGGTGCATTCGACGGCGCGGTAGCGAGCTCCGAAGCCACCGCCGCGCGTCTCAAGGGCCACGGCATTCCGGTGTACGAACTGAACACGGTCAGTGATCTTGAGTTCTACGTTGATGGCGCCGATGAAAGTGACGAAAACCTCAACCTGATCAAGGGCGGTGGCGCAGCCCTGACCCGCGAAAAAATCGTCGCTGCCGTGGCCAAGACCTTTATCTGCATCGCCGATGCCAGCAAGCTGGTTCCGGTGCTGGGCGCATTCCCGCTGCCAGTCGAAGTTATCCCGATGGCCCGCAGCCACGTGGCTCGCGAGCTGGTAAAACTGGGCGGCGATCCGGTGTACCGCGAAGGTGTGGTTACGGACAACGGCAATATCATCATTGACGTGTTCAACATGCAGATCACCAACCCGGTTGAGCTGGAGCGTCAGATCAACGCCATCGTCGGTGTTGTGACCAACGGTCTGTTCGCCGCCCGCCCGGCCGACCTGCTGTTACTGGGCACGCCTGAGGGCGTGAAAACCCTGAGCAAGTAA
- a CDS encoding SdiA-regulated domain-containing protein — protein MRRVNRTTVFTLCITLVALLAAGFAAQHFRLFERTWFQISQMWHPANPDAINLGDYRAVMQGKVIEGLEDDVSALTFDPLRKSLFTVTNKKAELIELSLDGRVLRRIALVGFGDAEAVEFIGENTYVITDERQQRLIKVKVDDNTRVLDARDAEQLTLGINQSGNKGFEGLAYDSVGKRLFVAKERDPMLIYEVRGFPQANPQQPYATHVVSNPRRDARLFVRDLSSLQFDERTGHLLALSDESKLLLELGLDGQPISTLSLKKGKHGLTRSVPQAEGVAMDDEGTIYVVSEPNLFYVFKKPAL, from the coding sequence ATGCGCCGTGTCAACCGCACTACCGTTTTTACTCTCTGTATAACGCTGGTGGCCTTGCTGGCCGCCGGCTTTGCCGCGCAACATTTTCGCCTGTTTGAACGGACCTGGTTCCAGATCAGCCAGATGTGGCACCCCGCCAATCCTGATGCAATCAACCTGGGAGACTACCGCGCCGTAATGCAGGGCAAGGTCATCGAAGGGCTTGAGGATGATGTCTCGGCACTGACCTTCGATCCATTGCGTAAGAGCCTGTTTACCGTGACCAACAAGAAAGCCGAGCTGATCGAGCTGTCCCTTGATGGCCGGGTCTTGCGCCGCATTGCACTGGTCGGGTTCGGCGATGCCGAGGCAGTCGAATTTATTGGCGAGAATACCTACGTCATTACCGATGAACGTCAACAGCGCCTGATCAAGGTCAAGGTCGATGACAACACCCGGGTTCTGGATGCCCGGGATGCCGAGCAATTGACGCTGGGGATCAATCAGTCGGGCAACAAGGGCTTTGAAGGTTTGGCCTATGACTCGGTGGGCAAGCGCCTGTTTGTAGCCAAGGAGCGCGACCCCATGCTGATTTATGAAGTGCGCGGCTTCCCTCAAGCCAACCCCCAGCAACCTTATGCCACCCATGTTGTGAGCAATCCGCGACGGGATGCACGGTTGTTTGTAAGGGATTTGTCGAGCTTGCAGTTTGACGAACGCACCGGGCATTTGCTGGCACTGTCAGATGAGTCGAAATTGCTGCTTGAACTGGGTCTGGACGGCCAACCGATCAGCACACTGTCGCTGAAGAAGGGCAAGCACGGTCTGACCCGCTCAGTGCCACAGGCAGAAGGCGTCGCGATGGACGATGAAGGGACTATCTATGTGGTGAGCGAGCCGAATCTGTTTTACGTGTTCAAGAAACCGGCTTTGTAG
- a CDS encoding SdiA-regulated domain-containing protein, which yields MATNPQLIPPVPRPSRFSMRWYSWVLLVGVLVYGLAWIMHWDDRGALWVLERFESPSEQNESIWLPDYRAVIDAKVLPGMEKDEASDLAYNPLTKTLFSVMGKNPFLVELTLDGDVLRKIPLVGWSNPEGLTVMENGLLAIVDEREHMLSIINIDADTKSLNIADFPKYDLGPSKNQNKAFEAIAWDPRRQQLLLGEERPPQLFVWKSDGSQVLTGSKQKVPSDELDLRNLSALSIDPRTGHTLVLSADSHMLLELDELGEQVSFITLLGGFNGLKNTIPRAEGVAIDEHGTLYMVSEPNLFYRFEKVAK from the coding sequence ATGGCAACAAACCCACAGTTGATACCGCCTGTTCCCCGGCCCTCACGTTTCAGCATGCGCTGGTATTCCTGGGTATTACTGGTGGGGGTATTGGTCTACGGGCTCGCGTGGATCATGCATTGGGATGACCGCGGTGCGTTGTGGGTACTGGAGCGGTTTGAGAGCCCGTCCGAGCAGAACGAAAGCATATGGCTACCTGACTACAGGGCGGTGATTGATGCCAAGGTGTTGCCAGGAATGGAAAAGGACGAGGCATCGGACCTGGCCTATAACCCGCTGACCAAAACACTGTTCTCGGTGATGGGTAAAAACCCTTTTCTCGTGGAACTGACTCTGGATGGCGACGTACTACGCAAAATTCCGCTGGTGGGCTGGAGCAACCCGGAGGGCCTGACAGTCATGGAGAACGGCCTGCTGGCCATTGTCGATGAGCGTGAGCATATGCTGAGCATCATCAACATCGACGCGGACACCAAGTCCCTGAATATTGCCGACTTCCCCAAGTACGACCTGGGGCCTTCGAAAAACCAGAACAAGGCCTTCGAAGCCATTGCCTGGGACCCTCGCCGCCAACAACTGCTGCTGGGTGAAGAGCGTCCGCCGCAGTTGTTTGTATGGAAGAGCGACGGTAGCCAGGTGCTAACCGGCAGCAAGCAGAAAGTGCCAAGCGATGAGCTGGATCTGCGTAACCTGTCGGCCCTGAGCATCGATCCGCGTACAGGCCATACACTCGTACTGTCGGCCGATTCGCACATGCTGCTGGAGCTCGATGAGCTGGGTGAGCAGGTCAGCTTCATCACCTTACTCGGTGGCTTCAATGGCCTGAAGAACACCATTCCCCGGGCCGAAGGTGTCGCGATTGATGAACACGGCACGCTGTATATGGTGAGCGAACCGAACCTGTTTTATCGCTTCGAGAAGGTGGCCAAATAA
- a CDS encoding SfnB family sulfur acquisition oxidoreductase yields the protein MSSLANAHLQSDQDVAPLLLAAQVLRTDNEALEAAHTLAASAREHAGKRDQQRKLPWSLIEAFTRSGLGSISIAREFGGPQVSFVTLAEVFAIISAADPALGQIPQNQVGILSLIAATATQAQKEQLFSSVLQGWRIGNAGPERGSKNTLDIKARIIADGDDFAINGQKFYSTGALFAHWIAVKAVNDEGRQVMAFVRRGTPGLRVVDDWSGFGQRTTASGTVLLNNVRVEAEQVVDSSRLNDAPNIQGAVSQLIQAAIDLGIARGAIADTLSFVRERSRPWIDAKVERNSDDPYVIADIGKLHIELHAAEALLRKAGRVLDEVSAAAIDAPGAARASIAVAEAKVLSTELSLLASEKLFELAGSRASLAEFNLDRHWRNARVHTLHDPVRWKYHAIGAYRLNGTLPARHSWI from the coding sequence ATGTCCAGCTTGGCCAATGCACACCTGCAAAGCGACCAGGATGTCGCGCCTCTGTTGCTGGCAGCGCAGGTTCTGCGCACCGACAACGAAGCCCTTGAAGCCGCACACACACTGGCAGCCAGTGCACGCGAACACGCGGGCAAACGCGACCAGCAACGCAAGCTGCCGTGGTCGCTCATAGAAGCCTTCACCCGCAGCGGCCTGGGCAGTATTTCCATTGCCCGCGAATTTGGCGGCCCCCAGGTGTCATTTGTGACCCTGGCTGAAGTGTTCGCGATCATCTCGGCTGCCGATCCGGCGCTGGGGCAAATCCCGCAAAATCAGGTTGGCATTCTCAGCCTGATCGCTGCCACGGCCACCCAGGCGCAAAAAGAACAACTGTTCTCCAGCGTGCTGCAAGGCTGGCGCATCGGCAATGCGGGCCCGGAACGCGGCAGCAAAAACACCTTGGACATTAAGGCCCGGATCATCGCCGATGGCGACGACTTCGCCATTAACGGTCAGAAGTTTTACTCCACCGGCGCCCTGTTCGCCCACTGGATTGCGGTAAAAGCCGTCAACGATGAAGGCAGGCAGGTCATGGCCTTCGTTCGTCGCGGTACACCAGGCTTGCGCGTCGTGGATGACTGGTCCGGTTTTGGTCAGCGCACCACCGCCAGTGGCACCGTATTACTTAACAACGTGCGGGTGGAAGCCGAACAGGTGGTCGACAGTTCGCGCCTCAACGATGCTCCGAACATTCAAGGCGCCGTGTCGCAATTGATCCAGGCCGCCATTGACCTGGGCATTGCCCGCGGTGCCATTGCCGACACCCTGAGTTTTGTCCGCGAGCGCTCACGCCCGTGGATCGACGCCAAGGTCGAACGCAACAGCGATGATCCTTATGTGATTGCCGATATCGGCAAACTGCACATTGAGCTGCACGCAGCCGAAGCCTTGTTGCGCAAAGCCGGACGCGTTCTGGACGAAGTCAGCGCGGCAGCGATCGACGCCCCTGGCGCTGCCCGCGCATCGATTGCGGTGGCCGAAGCCAAGGTGCTGAGCACCGAGCTGTCGCTGCTGGCCAGCGAAAAATTGTTCGAACTGGCCGGCAGCCGCGCCAGCCTTGCCGAGTTCAACCTCGACCGCCACTGGCGCAACGCCCGGGTGCACACCCTGCACGACCCGGTGCGCTGGAAATACCACGCCATCGGCGCGTATCGCCTCAACGGCACCCTGCCTGCCCGGCATTCCTGGATCTGA